One Methyloterricola oryzae genomic window, GCTTCCAGATTTTCGACTCACTGCTGTCCGAGGAGGGGGTGCTGGGCTTCGAGTATGGTTACAGCACCACGGAACCCGACACGCTGATCATCTGGGAGGCGCAGTTCGGGGACTTCGCCAATGGTGCACAGGTTGTTATCGATCAGTTCATCACCTCCGGTGAAACCAAATGGGGGCGCCTCAGCGGACTGGTCATGCTGTTGCCCCACGGCTACGAAGGCCAGGGCCCCGAACACTCATCGGCGCGCCTGGAGCGTTACCTGCAACTCTGCGCCGAACAGAACATCCAGGTCTGTGTGCCCACTACGCCCGCGCAGATATTCCATTTGCTGCGCCGCCAGATTCTGCGCACCTATCGCAAACCCCTGGTCACGCTGACGCCGAAGAGTCTGTTGCGGCACAAACTGGCCGTTTCCTCCTTAAGCGATTTGGCCACTGGCCGCTTCCAGACCGTGATCGGCGAAACCGAGGCCCTGCCTGCCAAAGAGGTTACCCGTGCGGTAATATGCAGCGGCAAAATTTATTACGATCTTCTGGAAATGCGGCGGCGAGAAAACATCAGGCACGTTGCCATTTTGCGGATCGAACAACTGTACCCTTTCCCGCTCGATGACTTCGCCGAAGCGCTCGATCCCTACACCAATCTCAAGGAGCTGATCTGGTGCCAGGAAGAGCCCGAGAACCAGGGTGCCTGGCACCAGATCAGGCACCGTTTCCTGAGTTTGAGCAATCCTGGGTTTACCCTCGGATACGCGGGACGACCCAATTGCGCGGCACCGTCCGTGGGCAAGTTCAGTCGGCATTTGGCGCAGCAGAAGCAGTTGCTGGAGGAAGCGTTTTTCGCGGAACCCAGCCTCACCCGTTAGGACATCAGACCATGCGCATTGAAGTCGCAGTACCCAACCTTCCGGAATCCGTTCAAGACGCTACTGTCCTACAATGGCACAAGCGCCCCGGCGAGAAGGTCGGCAAGGGTGAAACCTTGGTCGAGTTGGAAACCGATAAAGTCGTGCTGGATGTGCCCGCACCGGACGATGGCATCTTGGCCGAAGTGAAGTGCGAAAAAAGTGCCGTCGTGGGGGCAGGTGCGATCCTCGCCCTACTTGACACGGCCCTGGACGCCATCGCCTCCGAGATGCCACCACCGATGGCGCCATTGCAAGCGTCACCGACGCCCCAAGCCTTTGCTGCCGCAGCGGCGGCGGCGGAATCGCCGCGCGTCACCCTGCCCCAGCCAGTCAGTCCGGCCGTGAGGCGGCTGCTCACCGAGCATGGGCTCGACCCGTCACAGATCCCGGCTGCGGGAAAGGGCGGACGCTTGACCAAGCAGGACGTCCTGGACTTTCTCGAATCGCGCAAGTCGCCACCAATTGCAGAGGAACCAAGGACGCCCGCACCAATTTCAACGCCTTTGGCCAATTCGGACTCACGCGAGCGGCGCGTACCCATGACCCGATTGCGGGCGCGCATCGCCGAGCGCATGCTGCAGTCACAGCAGAATACGGCGACGCTGACGACGTTTAATGAAGTCAATCTGCAGAAAGTGTTCGAGATCCGCAATGCCTACAAGGCGCGCTTCGAACAGGAACACAAGGTCAAGCTGGGCTTCATGTCGTTTTTCGTCAAAGCGACGGTGGAAGCGCTGAAGCGCTATCCCATCATCAATGCCTCCATCGAGGGCGACGAGATTGTCTACCACGACTACTACGACATAGGTCTCGCGGTTTCCACCGACCGCGGGCTGGTGGTGCCCATTCTGCGCAACGCGGATACGCTGGGTTTCGGCGCGATCGAAAAAGCGGTGGTAGATTTCGCCCGCAAGGCGCGCGACGGAAAACTCAGCTACGAGGAATTGTCCGGAGGCACTTTCAGCATCACCAATGGCGGCATCTTCGGCTCCATGCTCTCAACCCCGATCCTGAATCCCCCACAGAGTGGGATTCTAGGCATGCACGCCATCAAGGAACGGCCGGTGGTAGAAGACGGCCAGATCGTGATACGCCCCATGATCTATCTGGCCTTCTCTTATGACCATCGTCTCATAGACGGGCGCGAAGCCGTTTCCTTCCTGTTCACTATCAAGGAATTGCTGGAAGATCCGGTTAGATTGGTCTTGGAAGTTTGAACCGGGCTACCTTCGACGCTCGCATTGCCACACTGAGCGTCGGCAAGCGTCAAAGGCAGGTAGGTTTTGATCAGTCAGAAGGCGAACGAGATGTCGCGGTAGGTTAGCGGCGATTGCGAACGCCGGCCGGGGCAATCAGCACGACCGCCAGTAATGCCGTGACAAAAAGCGGAAAGCTTGCCGGAAGCGGTACCGGCAGCGCCAGAGCGGTAATTTGCGTTAGGTCGTTCTGGATCGTTGCCAGCGCTTGCCCGAAGGGGGCTGCGCTCAAGGCAAACAGCGTCGAAGACACCTTCACGATCAAGCTGGGCGCTGCCCCTGTATCGGACGACAGATTCACCGACCAAAGCGATGCCGATGGCAAATCCATCCCCACACTTCCGTCGGTCAGATCGCCCTCCAGATCAATCGCCTTTTGGTCGGAGCCGACAGTAAAAGAGCCCGAAACAGACACCGCCGTATTGCTCAAGATAGTGCTATCAAGTCCCCAGCGTTGGTAGCTTCCTTTCTGCAATAACGAAGCGCCACTCAAGACATAGCCGGGATTGGCGATCACGGTGACCACCAGTTCTTCAGATTTGCTACGAAGTCCAATGCCGTCACTTGCAGGCGTGACATCCACCGGAGAAGTGGCTTTGAAACCCGTCGGCACAAAGCGAAGTTGATCCTGCTGCTGATCGTCTGTGGCAATGCCCCAGGTTTGGAACGAGCCCGTGTTTGCGCTCTCAAAGCGGAACGTTACCTTGGCGCCCACTAATTCGACAACAGCCGCTGACGCGTCCGTTAACAAGGCCGACAAAAGTAAAAGAAACACTGTGGCATAGGTCTTCATGCCCTGACTCCAGCCATACTCATGGCAAATCACATGGTTTAATTGGTCATTTCCAGCAAAGGCACACGTTCCTGACGACCGGTTCGCCCCCCCTTCAGCGCTCGAGTATGGCATAAGCAAATGTTTTTCCTATAAGAAAAACTCGGCACCAGCCCCTCAAGAATCCACCAGGCGTCTGCCTTGGCTAGACACCAAAAACGCAAGTGACTGTGGCATATGCCACAATTTTCACAATGGATGGCAAGAATCGCCCGACAGTAACAGCGCACACTCGCGAAAAAATTTCTGCTCGCGACTCACTGACAGAAAAAAAACAAGGCCGCGGCAGCCGACTCGTCGAAACGGACGAGCCGGCCACAGCGGCCTTGCTTGAAGAAACTGAAGGGGCCGGAAGTTCTCCGGCCCCTTGAAGGGCCTTACTTTTTCGCGGCAGCGCGTTCCTGTGCTTCCTTGATGACCACGTCGGACACGTTCTTCGGACATGGCATGTAGTGCGAGAACTCCATGGAGAACTGGCCACGCCCCGAGGTCATGGTGCGCAGATCGCCGATGTAGCCGAACATCTCGGAAAGCGGCACCTCTGCCTTGATACGGACACCGGTGACACCCGCTTCCTGAGACTTGATCATGCCGCGGCGGCGGTTCAGGTCACCGATCACGTCGCCCACATGAGCATCCGGGGTGAACACATCCACCTTCATGATCGGTTCCATCAACTGCGGAGACGCCTTCGGCACCGTCTGGCGGAATGCCGACTGCGCGGCGATTTCGAAGGCAATGGCGGACGAGTCAACCGGGTGGAAGCCACCGTCGGTCAGGTTCACCTTCAGGTCCACGCAGGGATACCCTGCCAGAACGCCCTTGCCCAGCATGCCCTTGAAGCCCTTCTCAACCGCGGGCCAGAACTCACGCGGCACGTTGCCGCCGGTCACGCTGGACTCGAACGTGAAACCGCTGCCGGGTTCGCCCGGCTCGATGATGTAGTCAATCTTGGCGTACTGACCGGAACCGCCGGTCTGCTTCTTGTGGGTGTAGCCGTCCTCGACGCGCTTGGTGATGGTTTCGCGATAGGCCACCTGCGGCTTGCCGACGTTCACTTCCACGCCGTGGGTACGCTTGAGAATGTCCACCTTGATGTCCAGGTGCAGTTCGCCCATACCCTTGAGGATGGTTTCGCCGCTTTCCTGATCGGTTTCCACATGGAAAGAAGGATCCTCCTGAACCATTTTGCCCAGAGCGACACCCATCTTCTCATTGGAACCCTTGTCCTTGGGGGAAACGGCGATGGAGATAACCGGATCGGGAAAGACCATGGGCTCCAGGGTCGCGGGCTGATCCGGATCGCAGAGGGTATGGCCGGTCTGCACGTTCTTCATGCCCAGCACCGCCACAATGTCACCAGCCTGTGCGGAATCCAGTTCGTTGCGGTTGTTGGCGTGCATCTCGACGATACGGCCAATGCGCTCGGTCTTGCCCGTAAAGGTGTTCAGAACAGTGGTGCCCTTCTCCATCCTGCCCGAATACAGGCGCACGAAGGTCAGCGCGCCATAGCGGTCGTCCATGATCTTGAAAGCCAATGCGCGCAGTGGACGCTCCGGATCGACGGTGGCGTACTCGCCGGTTTCGTTGCCTTCCAGATCGACCTCAGGCTGCGGCTTCACTTCCGTCGGGTTCGGCAGGTAGTCGATAACGGCATCCAGCACCAACTGCACGCCTTTGTTCTTGAAAGACGAACCGCAGTAGGTCGGGAAGAAGTCCAACTTGATGGTGCCCTTGCGGATCAGACGCTTGAGCGTATCGACATCCGGCTCTTCGCCTTCCAGGTACTTCTCCATGACATCGTCATCCTGCTCGACGACCTTCTCGACCAGATCGGCGCGCCATTTTTCGACGTCGTCCACCATGTCGGCGGGCACGTCCTTGATCTCGTACTTCATCGGGTCGCCGGATTCGTCCCAGATCCAGGCCTTGCGAGTCAGTAGTTCGACCATGCCGACAAAGCTCTCCTCGCGCCCGATGGGCAAGGTCATGACCAGCGGGTAAGCCCCCAGGACATCCTTGATCTGCTTGACCACGCGGAAAAAGTCCGCGCCGATACGGTCCAGCTTGTTGACGTAGATGACGCGGGAAACTTCGGAATCATTGGCGTAGCGCCAGTTGGTCTCCGACTGCGGCTCAACGCCGCCCGAACCGCAGAATACACCGATCCCACCGTCCAGCACCTTCAGCGAGCGATAGACTTCGATGGTGAAGTCCACGTGGCCGGGCGTGTCGATGATGTTGAAGCGGTGATCTTTCCAGAAACAGGTCGTCGCCGCGGACTGAATGGTGATGCCGCGCTCTTGTTCCTGCTCCATGAAGTCGGTGGTAGCCGCGCCGTCGTGAACCTCGCCGATCTTATGAATCTTACCGGTGAGCTTCAGAATTCGCTCGGTCGTGGTGGTCTTACCGGCATCCACATGGGCGAAGATACCAATGTTTCTGTAAAGTGACAGATCCGTCATGATTGTACCTAGGGTTGGGCAACGAAAACGCTGTTGAACAAAACAGCGAATTATAGCCTGACACGATGAAATTTACCCACCGAAATTTGAAATGGCTCGATGCCGGAAAATCGACTCACCGGCGGCCCTCATCGGAGCAACCCGATTGCTGCAGCAACCTTGCGAAACGCAGATCAGCCGGCCGCAATCCGGGGTGCTTTTGATGGTGGTGGATGGTGCGGATCACCGATGCTAGAATCCTGCGCACGCCCCGGTAGCTCAGTCGGATAGAGCGTCCCCCTCCTAAGGGGAAGGTCGTACGTTCGAATCGTATTCGGGGCACCATAAATATCAAAGCCTTGTGCGAAAGCCCAAGGCTTTTTTATTGCCTGCGGGACACTGGTGGGACAGTCACCAGCAACAAAAGGCGACAATACGCGCCCTTCCCTGCCCACCCGCTTGGGCACAATTTGTTCAATCGATACCCCCCTACCCCAGCCGGAGGAGCAACCTCAAAGCACCCAATTTTGAGCCGAGCTGCCCCATGAGTGTCCCAAATTACCCATAACAGCCATATCTTCCATTTATTTTCATTGCTTTATAAAACAACTTCGCCCCATTAATAAGGGGATGTCGCCATTTTTCGTGCCTTGTCGTAGTCTATTGACAGGGTAAAAGGAGCGGCGAACATGGCAACCATCGAGAAGCGTGAGACACAAGACGGAAAGACCAGTTACCGGGTAAAGGTCCGCCTGAAAGGCTATCCAGTGCAATCAGAAACCTTCACCAGATTGACCGATGCCAAGAAGTGGGCGCAACAGACCGAGGCCGCAATTAGGGAGGGCCGTCACTTCAAAACGGCAGAAGCCAAACGCCACACTCTGGGAGAACTTATCGACAGGTATATGCGGGACGTCTTGCCTACCGAAAGACCGAAGGAGCAGAAGAAAAAAACGACCAACCTTAACCGCTGGAAGGATGAGCTAGGTCATGCCTTGTTGGCAGACATTACGCCCGCCGCAATTGTTTCGGTCCGTGACAAGCTGTCGAGCGAAACAACGCCCAGAGGAAAGCCGAGAGGGGCGGCGACGGTTACCAGTTATATGAATGCCCTTGGTGCTGCGCTGACCCTAGCAGTGAATGAATGGGGATGGCTGGACGATTCCCCAATGCGAAAAGTGAAAAGGCCAAGCGCACCTCGTGGCCGCGTACGCTACCTATCCGACGAAGAACGCGCTGCCCTGCTGGCCGCTTGCCGCGAGTCATCGAACGCGGCGCTTTATCCTGCCGTGGTGTTGGCGCTGTCAACTGGAATGCGCCAAGGAGAAATATTAGGCCTGTATTGGAGGGAGCCCAAAATCCCGCCGCTTCATCGCGCCTGGGGGGTGGTAGACATGGCCGCCGCGAAAATCACGCTACATCTAACCAAAAATGGCGAGAGGCGCGTAGTTCCCTTAGTGGGTCACGCATTGGACTGTGTGCGGGAGCTTGCCAAGGTGCGGCGACTGGATACCGATTTGCTTTTTCCCGGCAAGTCAGACCCAAACGAACCCATAGACCTTCGCCAACCTTGGGAAGTCGCCATAGAACGGGCAGAGATTCATGATTTTCGCTTCCATGACCTACGTCATAGCGCCGCGTCATATCTAGCCATGAACGGTGCAAGCTTGGCGGAAATTGCCGAAACCTTGGGCCATAAAACCTTGCAAATGGTGAAGCGCTACGCCCACCTGTCCGACGCGCATGTTTCCAGCGTGGTTGAACGGATGAACTCCAAGATTTTCGGATAGCCGAACTGCGCCACAAAAGCCACAAAACCTAGTTACCAGACGCCGGGACGGTTGCCGCCGCCCCGGTGCCCTAACCAGCATCAAACGAAGGAGGTTTGATTATGGCTGATGAGACTATAAACGACGACGAGCGCAACCCGTTAGTAAAGTGGCTTAATGATGGCCGCCCCTTGCCTACAGAAATGCAAAAGAGAGGGCTCATGCATGGGGTGCGTCTTTATGAGACTGCTGAGCCAAATAATATAAATTGGGAATACTGGCTAACCAAACGTCGCATTTCGATAGAGGATGGTTTATGGCTGTCGATGCCTTCCCCGATGGAGCCTTACCCCTACAGTGCATCTGAGAAGGATATTTTCGACAAGGAGCACGATGAACGCAAAAAAATTGCGGAGGAGTGGGTTGAAAAAGGTTTGTTGCCAAAGGAATTCGACAAGGATGCCGACGTCCGAGTTTACTTGGTGTCCCCGGTTGAATTCTTCTTTCTCGCTAAGCAGGAAGGGTGGATAAGCCCCCTAAATCGTGAGCATGACCCGATATTCAAATTTCTGGATGAGGCTAAGCAACATACTCAAGACTCAACCCAGAACAACATAACAAAAGCGCCGCCGCCTGTTGGTTCTGTGCCGAAAGGGGCTGGTTTAGCACCAAATCATACGCGACTCCAAAAAGCCGACTACGTGACATGGGCCAAGGCTGACCTATGGACGATTGAACGCGCTATTTTACTGACGCTTGGCGTTGAAGCCAGGCCAACCCCTGACCAGTATAGCGGTCGTTGTAAGTCACAAGAAGAACAACAGGTTTATGAGGAGTTCAAGAAAATATGGGAGCTTGCTGAAGGCAGTATCAAAGCTGGGAAAATGCCTATGCATGAGAAGGGCTATCCAACACTGCTAGATACAATAGACCCTTGTAGCTATGTGAGATGGGTGCGCTCAAAGGGTTATGAAATACCGCTGGAGCTTGAAGAGCTTAGGCTGGAATCGCACGGCGATGCAGTGTCCCGCGAGTCGGACGAAATCACAAGACAAGAAAAACGCCAGACGGAAATTAACCGATGGTTGCGAGATATCTGGGAAGAGCATGAAAAACCCACAGGAGCCCAATTTTTTAGAATCCTCAGAAGATATAAAAATGTAAAGGGAAGCCCAATAGTTGATTGGTGGGAGACTGGGAAAGAGGCTGGTATTAGTTGGAAAACCAGTGGTGGAACCTCAGGGGAATGGAGAAAGAAAACCATTCAGACAAAGGTTAGCGAATTCAGGAGAGCAGATAAGGAAAAAAGCTGTCAAGCAAAATAAATCACGAAGTTTCCCTCCTAAGCTTCCCCGCTAAGCTTCCGCATTTCCGCGTGCGGAAAGTATGGAAAAAATCGCGCTTTTAATGTCTGCAACGCCGGAGCGAATTCGGCGGATTTGTGCAACAAATTGCAGGTATTAAAATGAATCTTGTTCTTGCGAAAAGTCTCTTAACCGTTCGGCAATTCTCTGAACGGCACCCTGCCTTTACTCAAGGCTCCCTCCGTAATCTGATTTTCAATGCCAAGACAAATGGCTTGGATTCCGCTTTAGTGCGCATTGGCCGAAAGGTCTTAATCGACGAATCTGCCTTCTTCGCCTGGATTGACCGCCAGAATGGGAGGGCAAAATGAGTGCATACGCTCAGAAATATTGCCACGTTGTGGCGGACCTGCTGTTACGCCGAATTGATTTGACCCATGAAACTCTGATTAACATGGGATGCGGTTGGCGTTTAGCGGCGGTTATTCATTACCTGCGGAAGAAAGGCTGGCCCATTCAAACGCATTTGGATATGCGCCGCGTGGCGCACTATTGGTTTCCGCGTGGCTGGAAGCCTGAAGATGCCGGGGCGGCGGGGGCCGCCCGTGGCGATAGGGCGGGGGCGTGATATGGATTGGTTCCTGATTCACGTAGCGCCCATTTTACCAGAGGTCGTGCTATTTCTGGCGACGCTGGTCTTGTTGGCTTGGAGGTGGCAATGAAGCGCCGCCTGGAAGCTGTAACCATCAAGGCCGGGGTTCTGCCCCGGTCCTTCTACCCTGCTGAACTGCCCGACATGCCGAACCCCGCCGCAAGGCGTGGGGATGGGTGGACGGTGGTCTTTGCCCGTTCCACGCCGATGGGCGAGCCGGTTCCTTTCGGGTTCATCTGGAAACCGGGGCATTCTGCTGCTTCGCATGTGGAGCCAAGGGCGGGGATATTGTGGCTTTTGTCCAGCAACGGGAGGGGCTGAGTTTTCAAGATGCCCTAACCAAGCTGGCCGATGAATGGGGGGTGTGACATGCACGGCATACCTGACCGATTCAACGGAAAGCCTTTGCTTCACGCCTGGACCTATCGCGCCGCCGATGGTGCGCCGTTGGGTGTTGTCGGGCGCTACCAGGGCACGAACGGGAAGGAGGTGGTTCCCTTCTTCCAGCGAAAAAACGGGCATGGCTTCACGGCTGGGGCTGCGCCAGAGCCGCGCCCGCTGTATGGCTTGGAGTATGTCGCCAAGGATGAAAGCCGCGCCTATGTGCTGATTGTGGAGGGGGAAAAGTGCGCCGCCGCTTTGCAGTCCTTGGGCCTGTGTGCGGTGACTTCACAAGGGGGCAGCAAGGCGGCCAGCAAGGCCGATTGGGGGCCGCTGTCAGGCTATCAGAAAGCCTATCTGCTGCCCGACAACGATGAGCCAGGGCAAGCGTACATAATGGACGTGTGCGCCGCCCTGCAAGGCCTGGAAGCGCCGCCCGAGCTGTACTGTGTGACGCTGCCGGGACTGCCGAAAGCCGGTGATGTGGTGGACTGGTTGCAGGCCCAATGCCCGGAATGGAATGGGCTGGACCCGCTGCCGGAAACCGACCAAGTCAGGCTTGATAACGCCTTCCGCGAAGCAATCAAAGCCCATTCCGCGCCGGTGCCCGTCGAGTGGCTGCAAGCTCAGGACGCGAGCGCCGCTGAGGACTGGCAAGCGCCCATACCGTTGGAGCCTGCCGCCTTGCCGAGCTGGCCGGATGATGTGTTTCCGGGCAGCATTCAGGAATTTGTGTCGGGGCTGGCCGAGGCCACGGAGACGCCGCTGGAATTGCCCGCATTGATGGTGCTGGCGGCGCTGGGTGCGGCTGCCCAGGGCAAATACCAGGTGAACGTGAAGCCGGGTTATTTTGAGCCGTTGAACGTCTGGACTTGCTGCGCCCTGCCGCCAGGGAGCCGCAAGACAGCGGTCAAGAACGCGGCAACCGCGCCCCTCACGGCATGGGAGCAGAAGGAGCGTCTGGAACTGGATGCCGCAATCAAGCAGGCGGAAAGCGAGCACAA contains:
- a CDS encoding tyrosine-type recombinase/integrase, translated to MATIEKRETQDGKTSYRVKVRLKGYPVQSETFTRLTDAKKWAQQTEAAIREGRHFKTAEAKRHTLGELIDRYMRDVLPTERPKEQKKKTTNLNRWKDELGHALLADITPAAIVSVRDKLSSETTPRGKPRGAATVTSYMNALGAALTLAVNEWGWLDDSPMRKVKRPSAPRGRVRYLSDEERAALLAACRESSNAALYPAVVLALSTGMRQGEILGLYWREPKIPPLHRAWGVVDMAAAKITLHLTKNGERRVVPLVGHALDCVRELAKVRRLDTDLLFPGKSDPNEPIDLRQPWEVAIERAEIHDFRFHDLRHSAASYLAMNGASLAEIAETLGHKTLQMVKRYAHLSDAHVSSVVERMNSKIFG
- the odhB gene encoding 2-oxoglutarate dehydrogenase complex dihydrolipoyllysine-residue succinyltransferase, with amino-acid sequence MRIEVAVPNLPESVQDATVLQWHKRPGEKVGKGETLVELETDKVVLDVPAPDDGILAEVKCEKSAVVGAGAILALLDTALDAIASEMPPPMAPLQASPTPQAFAAAAAAAESPRVTLPQPVSPAVRRLLTEHGLDPSQIPAAGKGGRLTKQDVLDFLESRKSPPIAEEPRTPAPISTPLANSDSRERRVPMTRLRARIAERMLQSQQNTATLTTFNEVNLQKVFEIRNAYKARFEQEHKVKLGFMSFFVKATVEALKRYPIINASIEGDEIVYHDYYDIGLAVSTDRGLVVPILRNADTLGFGAIEKAVVDFARKARDGKLSYEELSGGTFSITNGGIFGSMLSTPILNPPQSGILGMHAIKERPVVEDGQIVIRPMIYLAFSYDHRLIDGREAVSFLFTIKELLEDPVRLVLEV
- a CDS encoding CHC2 zinc finger domain-containing protein — encoded protein: MDGGLCPFHADGRAGSFRVHLETGAFCCFACGAKGGDIVAFVQQREGLSFQDALTKLADEWGV
- the fusA gene encoding elongation factor G; this encodes MTDLSLYRNIGIFAHVDAGKTTTTERILKLTGKIHKIGEVHDGAATTDFMEQEQERGITIQSAATTCFWKDHRFNIIDTPGHVDFTIEVYRSLKVLDGGIGVFCGSGGVEPQSETNWRYANDSEVSRVIYVNKLDRIGADFFRVVKQIKDVLGAYPLVMTLPIGREESFVGMVELLTRKAWIWDESGDPMKYEIKDVPADMVDDVEKWRADLVEKVVEQDDDVMEKYLEGEEPDVDTLKRLIRKGTIKLDFFPTYCGSSFKNKGVQLVLDAVIDYLPNPTEVKPQPEVDLEGNETGEYATVDPERPLRALAFKIMDDRYGALTFVRLYSGRMEKGTTVLNTFTGKTERIGRIVEMHANNRNELDSAQAGDIVAVLGMKNVQTGHTLCDPDQPATLEPMVFPDPVISIAVSPKDKGSNEKMGVALGKMVQEDPSFHVETDQESGETILKGMGELHLDIKVDILKRTHGVEVNVGKPQVAYRETITKRVEDGYTHKKQTGGSGQYAKIDYIIEPGEPGSGFTFESSVTGGNVPREFWPAVEKGFKGMLGKGVLAGYPCVDLKVNLTDGGFHPVDSSAIAFEIAAQSAFRQTVPKASPQLMEPIMKVDVFTPDAHVGDVIGDLNRRRGMIKSQEAGVTGVRIKAEVPLSEMFGYIGDLRTMTSGRGQFSMEFSHYMPCPKNVSDVVIKEAQERAAAKK